In Terriglobus sp. TAA 43, a single window of DNA contains:
- the carA gene encoding glutamine-hydrolyzing carbamoyl-phosphate synthase small subunit, translating to MQAILALEDGRIFRGKGFGAPAERVGEVVFNTALTGYQEIFTDPSYAGQIVVLTNPQIGNYGTTPSDDESTKPYIEGLVVREFSPVSSNWRSTQVTDEYLEKNSVPVIADVDTRAIVRHLRANGVMRGVIATFEKDAVVDTDALVVKARSIPKMDGTDLASKVTTKQTYEWSAATERNETGDKFLPAAIDGGREMHVVAYDFGIKQNILRMLARENCRVTVVPATTPASEVLALNPDGVFFSNGPGDPEPLDYAQKNVQELAGKTPMFGICLGHQIFGLALGGKTYKLKFGHHGANHPIKNLETGKVEITSQNHNFAVDPESLDEGKVAITHVNLNDQTVAGLKHKEHPMFSVQYHPEASPGPHDSHYLFKDFRKLMEEWKK from the coding sequence ATGCAAGCCATTTTAGCGCTCGAAGACGGGCGCATCTTCCGCGGAAAAGGCTTCGGCGCCCCAGCCGAACGCGTCGGGGAAGTCGTTTTCAATACTGCATTGACCGGTTATCAGGAGATCTTTACAGATCCCTCCTACGCCGGGCAGATTGTCGTTCTCACCAATCCACAAATCGGAAACTACGGCACCACCCCGAGCGACGACGAAAGCACGAAGCCCTATATCGAAGGTCTCGTAGTTCGTGAGTTCTCTCCGGTGTCGTCCAACTGGCGTTCCACCCAAGTCACAGACGAGTACCTGGAAAAGAACAGCGTTCCCGTCATTGCTGACGTGGACACGCGCGCCATCGTTCGTCATCTTCGCGCCAACGGCGTGATGCGTGGTGTCATCGCCACCTTCGAGAAGGACGCTGTCGTCGACACGGATGCTCTCGTGGTGAAGGCGCGTTCCATCCCCAAGATGGACGGCACGGATCTTGCCAGCAAAGTCACCACAAAGCAGACCTACGAATGGTCCGCGGCGACAGAGCGCAATGAAACCGGCGACAAGTTCCTTCCGGCAGCCATTGATGGCGGACGCGAAATGCATGTCGTTGCGTATGACTTCGGTATCAAGCAGAACATTCTGCGTATGCTGGCGCGCGAAAACTGCCGTGTAACGGTAGTTCCCGCAACCACGCCTGCAAGCGAAGTTCTGGCGCTCAATCCCGATGGAGTGTTCTTCTCCAACGGACCTGGCGATCCTGAGCCGCTGGACTACGCACAGAAGAACGTGCAGGAACTGGCAGGGAAGACGCCGATGTTTGGCATCTGCCTTGGTCACCAGATCTTCGGTCTCGCACTCGGCGGCAAGACTTACAAACTGAAGTTCGGTCATCACGGCGCGAACCATCCCATCAAGAACCTGGAAACTGGCAAGGTGGAGATCACGTCGCAGAATCACAACTTCGCTGTTGATCCGGAATCGCTGGATGAGGGCAAGGTTGCCATCACCCACGTGAACCTGAACGACCAAACCGTGGCAGGCCTGAAGCACAAAGAACACCCCATGTTCAGCGTGCAGTACCACCCCGAAGCCAGCCCCGGGCCGCACGATTCGCACTACCTGTTTAAGGACTTCCGGAAGTTGATGGAAGAGTGGAAGAAGTAA
- the carB gene encoding carbamoyl-phosphate synthase large subunit: protein MPRRNDIAKILVIGSGPIVIGQSAEFDYSGTQACKALKAEGYEVVLINSNPASIMTDPEVADRTYVEPLTPKYLEEILRVESDLLKESGKPGVFAVLPTVGGQTALNLAVDLADDGTLDKYNVELIGAKLDAIKKAEDRLLFKDAMNKIGLDMPQSSLVNNLRDGLDFAQKIGFPCVIRPSFTLGGSGGGIAYNREELTEILSRGLDLSPVTECLLEESVLGWKEYELEVVRDLADNVIIICSIENFDPMGVHTGDSITVAPAQTLTDREYQCMRDAAIAVIREIGVETGGSNVQFAVNPANGRMTVIEMNPRVSRSSALASKATGFPIAKIAARLAVGYTLDELQNDITKATPACFEPTIDYVVVKIPKWQYEKFPGTEETLGPQMKSVGEVMAIGRTFKEALMKAIRSLETGKKASAADIEPRRLTQRLVTPHPERLRYILYAFERGMTVREVARLTTMDPWFLYQVKQITDEIRGLHGKTLDSLDAGQLRDVKRMGVSDDLVATALNLDGKDASNKVAVLREKHGIQPVYKLVDTCAAEFESFTPYFYSCYDEEDEAIPTAKKKIIILGSGPNRIGQGIEFDYCCCHASFALREDGYETIMVNCNPETVSTDYDTSDRLYFEPLTFEDVLAVYNHEASAGAEIGMIVQFGGQTPLNLSLPLKAAGVPIIGTSPESIELAEDRKRFQKLIEDLKIPQPAGAIATSIEEALAGANKVSYPVLVRPSFVLGGRAMVIAYDDEAIIRYMSTAIEYSQERPVLIDHFLEDATEVDVDALCDGKDVIIAGIMQHIEEAGIHSGDSSCVLPSVDLTADVLDQIRKYTRQLALSLNVIGLVNIQFAIQHGKVYVIEVNPRASRTVPYVSKATGLPLAKIASRLMTGRTLAELLPKQLASGKDLDTGNHYFVKSPVFPWGKFQGVDPVLGPEMRSTGEVMGVAETFGEAFAKAQIAAGQNLPTKGTAFLSVNDHDKANVVPLAKQFVEMGFHLVATHGTADILSDAGLQVERVHKVKEGRPNVVDFIKGDRIQLIINTPRGQDSIFDEKAIRRAAVTARIPSITTLAAARAAAEGISALQRGQTSVYTLQELHASRTV, encoded by the coding sequence ATGCCACGCAGAAATGACATCGCAAAAATTCTGGTGATCGGCTCCGGGCCGATCGTCATCGGCCAGTCCGCCGAGTTCGATTACTCCGGCACGCAGGCCTGCAAGGCCCTCAAGGCTGAGGGCTACGAGGTCGTGCTGATCAACAGCAACCCCGCGTCGATCATGACAGACCCCGAAGTAGCCGACCGCACCTACGTTGAGCCGCTGACGCCGAAGTACCTGGAAGAGATTCTCCGCGTCGAAAGCGACCTGCTGAAGGAAAGCGGCAAGCCCGGCGTCTTCGCTGTTCTGCCCACTGTAGGCGGACAGACCGCGCTGAACCTCGCTGTAGACCTTGCAGACGACGGCACACTCGACAAGTACAACGTCGAACTCATCGGCGCGAAGCTCGACGCCATCAAGAAGGCTGAAGATCGTCTCCTGTTCAAGGATGCGATGAACAAGATCGGCCTCGACATGCCGCAGAGCTCGCTGGTGAACAACCTGCGCGACGGCCTCGACTTCGCACAGAAGATCGGCTTCCCGTGCGTCATTCGTCCGTCGTTCACGCTGGGCGGATCAGGCGGCGGCATCGCCTACAACCGCGAAGAACTGACGGAGATTCTGTCGCGCGGACTCGACCTTTCGCCTGTTACCGAGTGCCTGCTTGAAGAGAGCGTTCTCGGCTGGAAGGAATACGAACTCGAAGTCGTTCGTGACCTCGCCGACAACGTCATCATCATCTGCTCCATCGAAAACTTTGATCCGATGGGCGTGCACACCGGCGACTCTATCACCGTGGCACCCGCGCAGACACTGACGGATCGCGAATACCAGTGCATGCGCGACGCAGCCATCGCCGTCATTCGTGAGATTGGTGTTGAGACCGGCGGCAGCAACGTGCAGTTCGCAGTGAATCCCGCGAATGGCCGCATGACGGTCATTGAAATGAACCCGCGTGTGTCGCGTTCGTCGGCGCTTGCATCCAAAGCCACCGGCTTCCCGATTGCAAAGATCGCTGCACGTCTCGCCGTTGGTTACACGCTGGACGAACTGCAGAACGACATCACCAAGGCCACGCCTGCCTGCTTCGAACCCACCATCGACTACGTCGTGGTGAAGATTCCCAAGTGGCAGTACGAGAAGTTCCCTGGCACGGAAGAGACGCTTGGACCGCAGATGAAGTCGGTCGGCGAAGTCATGGCCATCGGCCGCACCTTCAAGGAAGCTTTGATGAAGGCGATTCGTTCGCTGGAGACGGGCAAGAAGGCATCCGCTGCCGACATCGAACCGCGCCGTCTCACGCAGCGCCTCGTCACACCGCACCCTGAGCGTCTGCGCTACATCCTGTACGCATTTGAACGCGGCATGACCGTGCGTGAAGTTGCTCGCCTCACCACCATGGACCCGTGGTTCCTGTACCAGGTGAAGCAGATCACCGACGAGATCCGCGGCCTGCATGGCAAGACGCTCGATAGCCTCGACGCCGGCCAGCTCCGTGACGTCAAGCGCATGGGCGTCAGCGACGATCTCGTCGCAACCGCACTCAACCTCGATGGCAAGGATGCATCGAACAAGGTCGCTGTACTGCGCGAGAAGCACGGCATCCAGCCCGTCTACAAGCTCGTCGACACATGCGCCGCAGAGTTCGAAAGCTTCACGCCATACTTCTACTCCTGCTACGACGAGGAAGACGAAGCGATCCCGACCGCGAAGAAGAAGATCATCATCCTCGGCAGCGGTCCCAACCGCATCGGCCAGGGCATCGAGTTCGATTACTGCTGCTGCCACGCATCGTTCGCACTGCGTGAAGACGGTTACGAGACCATCATGGTCAACTGCAATCCAGAAACCGTCTCCACGGATTACGACACCAGCGATCGCCTCTACTTCGAGCCGCTCACCTTCGAAGATGTGCTCGCCGTCTACAACCACGAAGCTTCAGCCGGTGCTGAGATTGGCATGATCGTGCAGTTCGGCGGCCAAACGCCGCTGAACCTGTCGCTGCCGTTGAAGGCGGCAGGCGTGCCCATCATCGGCACATCGCCGGAATCGATCGAACTCGCAGAAGACCGCAAGCGGTTCCAGAAGCTCATTGAAGACCTGAAGATTCCGCAGCCCGCGGGCGCCATCGCCACCAGCATTGAAGAAGCTCTTGCTGGTGCGAACAAGGTCTCGTACCCCGTGCTCGTCCGTCCCAGCTTCGTGCTCGGCGGCCGCGCCATGGTCATCGCGTATGACGATGAAGCCATCATTCGCTACATGAGCACCGCCATCGAATATTCGCAGGAACGCCCGGTCCTCATCGACCACTTCCTCGAAGACGCGACGGAAGTCGACGTGGACGCGCTCTGCGACGGCAAGGACGTCATCATCGCGGGCATCATGCAGCACATCGAAGAAGCCGGTATTCACTCTGGCGACTCGTCCTGCGTCCTGCCTTCGGTCGATCTCACCGCCGACGTGCTCGATCAGATTCGCAAGTACACGCGCCAGCTTGCGCTCTCGCTGAACGTGATCGGCCTTGTGAACATCCAGTTCGCTATCCAGCATGGCAAGGTATACGTCATCGAAGTGAATCCGCGCGCATCGCGTACGGTGCCGTATGTTTCGAAGGCAACGGGCCTGCCGCTGGCAAAGATCGCATCGCGCCTCATGACGGGCCGCACCCTCGCAGAGCTTCTGCCGAAGCAGCTTGCATCGGGCAAGGATCTTGACACGGGCAACCACTACTTCGTAAAGTCGCCTGTCTTCCCGTGGGGTAAGTTCCAGGGCGTCGATCCGGTCCTCGGACCGGAAATGCGCTCCACCGGCGAAGTCATGGGCGTGGCCGAAACCTTCGGCGAAGCCTTTGCCAAGGCGCAGATCGCCGCGGGCCAGAACCTGCCCACCAAGGGCACGGCCTTCCTCAGCGTCAACGATCACGACAAGGCAAACGTTGTTCCTCTCGCCAAGCAGTTCGTGGAGATGGGTTTCCATCTCGTCGCCACGCACGGCACGGCAGACATCCTCAGCGACGCCGGTCTACAGGTAGAGCGCGTTCACAAGGTGAAGGAAGGGCGTCCCAATGTTGTCGACTTCATCAAGGGCGATCGCATCCAGCTCATCATCAACACGCCGCGTGGTCAGGACAGCATCTTTGACGAGAAGGCAATCCGCCGCGCTGCCGTAACCGCACGCATCCCCTCCATCACCACGCTTGCCGCAGCACGCGCAGCAGCAGAGGGCATTTCTGCGCTACAGCGCGGCCAGACAAGCGTGTACACGTTGCAGGAGCTGCACGCTTCACGCACCGTCTAG
- a CDS encoding sensor histidine kinase — protein MPIRPIPSSVTDDSHQSHLLDRVRLLAEIDEAARRLLSPEEIVLRSATLLGEFLRVNRCAFADVEEDEDTFNLTGNYLNGVRTIVGRYTFHDFSLECLRCMRAGEPYVVYDSEEDWSTQAVLEAFRAPQIRSVICVSVKRGGVLLAAMALHCKEPRVWTADEIALLQAVANRVWESIIRIRSDRRAVEAREVLNMALEAGHAGVFDWSIQDDRITWSPQLEALYGVPTGTFEGSFSDWSRRVVPEDAERVKHEIATVMQMQQRDFGYDFRACLPDGTQRWLHGQARFLYAYDGTPLRMIGINIDIHERRQAELALLENEKLAAVGRLAASIAHEINNPLESITNLLYLSQHSDDITEIQHYLQTAEKELSRVSVISAQTLRFYKQSTAPRRVTVQELFESVISVLQGRLFKHGVQLEQRWCAAQPVRCLDGEIRQVLANLITNAIDALPANGGRICLRSHDGQDRKGRKGVYIVVADTGTGMPPLVQRRLFDAFFTTKGEEGNGLGLWVSKEIVDRHEAVLRLRSSQKPDASGTVFRLFLPFTSAVG, from the coding sequence ATGCCGATTCGCCCAATTCCTTCGTCGGTGACAGACGACTCGCACCAAAGCCATCTGCTGGACCGCGTGCGTCTTCTCGCGGAAATTGACGAGGCTGCGCGCCGTCTTCTTTCGCCAGAGGAAATTGTTCTTCGCTCTGCCACGCTGCTGGGCGAATTCCTGCGAGTGAATCGCTGCGCTTTTGCCGATGTGGAAGAAGACGAAGACACGTTCAACCTGACCGGCAACTACCTGAACGGTGTGCGAACCATTGTGGGGCGTTATACGTTCCATGATTTTTCGCTGGAGTGCCTGCGATGCATGCGGGCAGGCGAGCCTTACGTGGTCTACGACAGCGAGGAAGACTGGAGCACGCAGGCTGTGCTGGAGGCTTTCCGTGCACCGCAGATTCGTTCGGTGATCTGCGTCTCAGTCAAACGCGGCGGCGTGCTGCTGGCTGCTATGGCTCTTCACTGCAAGGAGCCGCGTGTCTGGACCGCGGATGAAATCGCGCTACTGCAGGCTGTTGCGAATCGCGTGTGGGAGTCGATCATCCGCATCCGCAGCGACAGAAGAGCAGTCGAAGCTCGCGAAGTATTGAACATGGCCCTGGAGGCCGGACACGCAGGTGTTTTCGACTGGAGCATCCAGGATGATCGCATTACGTGGTCTCCGCAATTGGAAGCACTGTACGGTGTGCCGACCGGCACTTTTGAGGGTAGCTTTTCAGACTGGTCGCGCCGTGTTGTTCCGGAGGATGCGGAACGAGTCAAGCATGAGATCGCGACCGTCATGCAAATGCAGCAACGCGATTTTGGTTACGATTTCCGCGCCTGCCTGCCTGATGGGACACAGCGATGGCTGCATGGACAGGCTCGTTTTCTGTATGCGTACGATGGCACGCCGCTGCGCATGATCGGCATTAACATCGACATCCACGAACGGAGACAGGCGGAACTGGCTCTGCTGGAAAACGAGAAACTGGCCGCAGTGGGCAGATTGGCAGCTTCCATTGCGCACGAGATCAACAATCCCCTGGAGTCCATTACCAACCTGCTTTACCTATCGCAGCATAGCGATGACATCACGGAGATCCAGCACTATCTACAGACCGCGGAGAAGGAACTCTCACGTGTTTCTGTTATCAGCGCGCAGACCCTGCGCTTTTACAAGCAATCCACCGCTCCACGGCGCGTGACGGTCCAGGAATTGTTTGAGAGTGTGATCTCTGTGCTGCAGGGGCGACTGTTCAAACACGGCGTGCAGTTAGAACAACGATGGTGTGCCGCTCAACCGGTTCGGTGCCTGGACGGTGAGATCCGGCAAGTGTTGGCCAATCTGATCACCAACGCCATTGATGCCCTGCCCGCCAACGGTGGCCGCATCTGTCTGCGTTCCCACGACGGGCAGGATCGCAAGGGCCGTAAGGGCGTGTACATCGTGGTGGCTGATACGGGAACCGGCATGCCTCCGCTGGTGCAGAGGCGCCTGTTCGATGCCTTCTTCACCACGAAGGGTGAAGAAGGAAACGGGCTGGGCCTTTGGGTGAGCAAGGAGATCGTGGATCGGCATGAAGCCGTGCTGCGGCTTCGGAGCAGCCAGAAGCCCGACGCAAGCGGTACGGTCTTCCGCCTGTTTCTTCCTTTCACTTCGGCAGTTGGCTGA
- a CDS encoding TIGR00282 family metallophosphoesterase, translated as MNILFVGDVFGSAGRRIVAEHIGHVLESNAVDLCIINGENAAGGFGLTPPIADELFDLGAHVITTGNHFWDKKELLDYLKVPVDSHDRPRRILRPANFAPKTPGFGVYEGALPNGQAYAVVNLQGRVFMSQNDDPFRKADELLNGIRSRVIFVDFHAEATSEKIALGWYLDGRVTAVIGTHTHVPTADERVLPSGTAYQTDTGMSGPYDSVIGVERQAVIDRFLTGQPAKFEAARGNPKMAATLVECDGATGRAYGIRRILLGE; from the coding sequence GTGAACATTCTTTTCGTAGGCGACGTCTTTGGCTCGGCGGGCCGCCGTATTGTCGCCGAACACATCGGCCATGTGCTTGAATCCAACGCTGTCGACCTTTGCATCATCAATGGCGAAAACGCTGCCGGCGGGTTCGGTCTAACACCTCCCATCGCCGATGAACTCTTCGATCTGGGCGCGCATGTCATCACCACGGGCAACCACTTCTGGGACAAGAAAGAGCTTCTGGATTACCTCAAGGTCCCGGTGGATTCGCACGACCGTCCTCGCCGCATCCTGCGCCCCGCGAATTTCGCCCCGAAGACGCCGGGGTTTGGCGTGTACGAAGGCGCGCTGCCCAACGGGCAAGCCTATGCCGTGGTGAACCTGCAAGGCCGCGTATTCATGTCGCAGAACGATGATCCGTTCCGCAAAGCAGACGAGCTACTGAACGGTATCCGCAGCCGCGTGATCTTTGTCGATTTTCACGCCGAAGCCACCAGCGAAAAGATCGCGCTGGGATGGTATCTGGATGGCCGCGTTACTGCCGTTATCGGCACGCACACCCACGTTCCCACGGCGGATGAACGTGTTCTTCCCAGCGGCACGGCCTACCAGACAGACACAGGCATGAGCGGGCCGTACGACTCTGTGATCGGCGTGGAACGGCAAGCAGTGATTGACCGCTTCCTGACCGGCCAACCAGCAAAGTTTGAGGCCGCCAGGGGAAACCCGAAGATGGCTGCGACGCTGGTCGAATGCGACGGCGCCACAGGCCGCGCCTATGGCATTCGTCGTATCCTGCTGGGCGAATAG